Proteins encoded within one genomic window of Bacillus sp. F19:
- a CDS encoding aspartyl-phosphate phosphatase Spo0E family protein, which translates to MMDILIEKYRKEMFESAKIDGPSSITTIKASQQLDRILNIGMRLEPSKSMVRKNQVLN; encoded by the coding sequence ATGATGGATATTCTTATTGAGAAATATCGGAAGGAAATGTTTGAAAGCGCCAAAATAGACGGACCTAGTTCCATCACTACCATAAAAGCAAGCCAGCAGCTGGACCGTATTCTGAATATCGGAATGCGATTAGAACCATCAAAGTCGATGGTACGAAAGAATCAAGTATTGAATTAA